GGCGGGGCGCGCAGCGCGCTGTGGCTTCAACAGAAGGCGGACGTGTACGAGCGGCCCGTGGCACGGGTCAACGTGGCGGATGCCGCGTGCCTGGGCATGGCGCTCGCTGCGGGCTCGGCGTGCGGAGCGTACGACAGCATGGAGGAAGCAGCCGAAGCCGTGGTGCGGGAGACAGAGGTCTTCGAGCCCCGACCCGCGTTCAGCGCGCGGTACTCTGAAACCCGCGAACGCTACTCCCGCCTCTACCGAGCGGTCAGACCCCTAACGTAAGCCACGCCTCACCCGGTGCCGCGTCTCTTGCGCCGCCGGCACGCGAGTACCAGTGCTGCGACCCCGAGGCCAACCCCACCCCCCGGCTCCGGGATGGGGGTAGACAGCCAGAGGGTCATCAGGCCGTTCGGATTCAGGCTGTACCACAAGACATGTCCCTCCTTGCCGATGGCCAGAGCTGCAGCCGGAAGGGAATGAAGCCGCCCCAGCGCGTCGGCACTCAGGTCGAAGTCGTTGACGAATACGTGGTTGATGTCGTTCGTCAGGGATCCGCTTCCGCCCCACAACGCATGCCCGTAGGCGTCCATGCCTCGTGGTATGTTAATGCTGTGCGTCTCTCCGATGGTGAGCGGCTTGATGTCTCGGTCGTTCAGGAAGATGCCGAAGTACTCGCCGTCTATGCCTCCTCGCCAGAACACGTCCCCCGTCTCCGACACCATGGGGTAGTAGCTCCACGTATAGGTGCGGTCGCCGAAGAGCTGCGCACCCACATCGCGCTCGTTCATCATCAGGCGATTTCGCCAGGCATCCCGATCGTGGAGGATCCAGAGCACGTTGCCGTTTCGAGTCACGTTCAGCACGCTGATCCCGCGATTAGCGAGAAGGCCCTGAGGAGTGATGTTCCGGTCATTGAGGAAGAGCTGCCAGTTGTAGCTCTCCACGCCTCCGAAGTTGTCACCGCAGCCGCTCCAAGCAACCAGCCCGTTGTCGTTGATGATGGCAGTGTTCGCGTAGTCGTTCGTCCCGAGGATCGGCTCGGAGAGGGGCGTGTCGTTGATGTAGAGGCGACCCGCAAAAGCCCAAGGCGAACCAACAACGTACCCCCCCAGATGAGGTTACCATTCGGGGAGATTCGCCCCCCGTAGTTGTCAAGAGGCAGGCCTTGACCGATCCGGGTCGTGCCGTAGTAGAACCGGTCCTGCCACTGCGTGAAGGTCCGAGACCACACCGGTCTACCCTCGACATCCACGTCACTGACGTACACGTCACCGTCGAGGCTGGGAGCTTCCACCTCCGCGAAGTAGTCCCTGCCGTCCCCTATCACGTGGTACGTGGTCCCGGTCCTCGCTGCAAACGCCACCTTGCCACTCCGCCCGATAACTCCCCGCCCGCCCACGCTGGGAACCGAGAAGTAGAGGGCGTTCAGGTCTGTGCGGTATAGGTAAGTGTGCTGTATGGGGCTTGCCATCCTACTAGCCATGTAGATTGGAACGCCATCGTCGCTGATGCTTGCGCTGTGAGTGCCGGTCGCTAAGTTCGTAACGTCATTGAACAGCACCTCG
This sequence is a window from Fimbriimonadia bacterium. Protein-coding genes within it:
- a CDS encoding PEP-CTERM sorting domain-containing protein (PEP-CTERM proteins occur, often in large numbers, in the proteomes of bacteria that also encode an exosortase, a predicted intramembrane cysteine proteinase. The presence of a PEP-CTERM domain at a protein's C-terminus predicts cleavage within the sorting domain, followed by covalent anchoring to some some component of the (usually Gram-negative) cell surface. Many PEP-CTERM proteins exhibit an unusual sequence composition that includes large numbers of potential glycosylation sites. Expression of one such protein has been shown restore the ability of a bacterium to form floc, a type of biofilm.) yields the protein MLNVTRNGNVLWILHDRDAWRNRLMMNERDVGAQLFGDRTYTWSYYPMVSETGDVFWRGGIDGEYFGIFLNDRDIKPLTIGETHSINIPRGMDAYGHALWGGSGSLTNDINHVFVNDFDLSADALGRLHSLPAAALAIGKEGHVLWYSLNPNGLMTLWLSTPIPEPGGGVGLGVAALVLACRRRKRRGTG